From the Euphorbia lathyris chromosome 6, ddEupLath1.1, whole genome shotgun sequence genome, one window contains:
- the LOC136233040 gene encoding protein S40-1-like, whose translation MAEEFQESEIIFSDKNYFLQFDDMDRDTSNRSFCNHSSNKKKKKQRKKKSCSASVPVNIPSNVFKLSDSEDFEEDYDDGEEMVPPHLIIGRRIEGKMAYSVCTGNGRTLKGRDLSQVRNSILRLTGFLEA comes from the coding sequence ATGGCCGAAGAGTTTCAGGAATCGGAGATTATCTTCTCCGACAAGAACTACTTCCTCCAATTCGACGATATGGATCGAGATACCTCCAATCGGAGTTTCTGTAATCACAGCtccaacaagaagaagaagaagcagaggaagaagaaatcGTGCTCGGCTTCCGTTCCTGTTAATATTCCGAGCAATGTGTTCAAATTGTCCGATTCGGAGGATTTCGAAGAGGATTACGACGACGGAGAGGAAATGGTGCCGCCGCATCTTATAATTGGGAGGAGAATTGAGGGGAAAATGGCTTACTCTGTTTGTACTGGAAATGGAAGAACATTGAAGGGTAGGGATTTGAGCCAAGTTAGGAATTCAATTCTTAGGTTGACTGGCTTTTTAGAAGCTTAA